A single region of the Marinilabiliales bacterium genome encodes:
- a CDS encoding 2-oxo acid dehydrogenase subunit E2, with the protein MATSVVMPRQGQSVESCIITRWHKNKGDTVVAGDILFSYETDKAAFEEEAKTGGILLDIFFEAGDEVPVLETVAVIGEAGEDYGGLAPGGASLKDDDRQPEPGDSHAKDDDRQPETGDSHAKDDDRQPGPDNKGDAGSADGAPEETAEGDTVKSEPAEKVSAKGAEATVAAGAVPGTGRIRISPLARKLAGELGVPPENLHGTGPGGRIIGRDVKRAAAESEKRAPSPGKSSANVQEIPSAGSQAAPDFAAAPGAGPSHAEAGGSGYRDVKLSNMRRIIAGRMEQSLQNSAQLTHHMSADARKMLAWRKEIKQNRDGSATGDITINDMVCFAVVRALKKHPYMNAHYLGDKIRVFNKVHLGIAVDTERGLMVPAVRDAGDMNVGKLAGRIRELAGECRKGSVDPGLLASESATFTVTNLGAYGVEMFTPVLNLPQAGILGVNTITYRPADIGEGVIGFIPVIGLSLTYDHRAVDGAPASAFLAEVRKEIETIEKCTI; encoded by the coding sequence ATGGCAACTTCAGTTGTTATGCCAAGACAGGGCCAGAGTGTGGAATCCTGCATTATCACCCGCTGGCACAAAAATAAAGGCGATACGGTTGTGGCAGGGGATATTCTTTTCTCCTATGAAACAGACAAGGCCGCTTTTGAAGAAGAGGCGAAAACAGGAGGCATTCTCCTGGATATTTTCTTTGAGGCCGGAGATGAGGTGCCGGTTCTCGAAACCGTTGCGGTAATCGGAGAGGCCGGTGAGGATTATGGCGGACTGGCGCCTGGCGGTGCATCGTTAAAAGATGATGACCGGCAACCGGAACCTGGTGATTCGCACGCAAAAGATGATGACCGGCAACCGGAAACTGGTGATTCGCACGCAAAAGATGATGACCGGCAACCGGGACCGGACAACAAAGGGGACGCCGGGTCTGCTGATGGTGCCCCGGAGGAGACTGCAGAAGGAGATACTGTAAAAAGCGAACCTGCAGAAAAAGTGTCTGCCAAAGGAGCAGAAGCCACGGTAGCCGCCGGAGCAGTGCCCGGCACAGGGAGAATTCGTATATCGCCGCTGGCAAGAAAGCTGGCAGGGGAGCTTGGTGTCCCTCCTGAAAACCTGCACGGTACGGGCCCCGGAGGCAGGATAATCGGACGTGACGTGAAAAGGGCAGCGGCAGAAAGTGAAAAGAGGGCTCCCTCTCCGGGTAAATCTTCGGCCAATGTGCAGGAAATACCTTCCGCCGGATCTCAGGCTGCCCCGGATTTTGCGGCTGCTCCCGGAGCCGGCCCGTCTCACGCAGAAGCAGGCGGATCCGGGTACCGTGACGTTAAGTTGAGCAACATGCGCAGGATCATTGCCGGGCGCATGGAGCAGTCACTTCAGAATTCGGCCCAGCTTACCCACCATATGAGCGCCGATGCAAGAAAGATGCTTGCATGGAGGAAGGAGATAAAGCAAAACCGCGACGGATCCGCCACGGGCGACATCACTATCAATGATATGGTATGCTTTGCCGTTGTAAGGGCGCTGAAAAAACATCCGTACATGAATGCTCATTACCTGGGCGACAAGATACGGGTATTCAACAAGGTCCACCTTGGAATTGCCGTTGATACGGAACGGGGACTGATGGTGCCTGCCGTCAGGGATGCGGGTGACATGAATGTTGGGAAACTGGCAGGTCGGATAAGGGAACTTGCAGGGGAGTGCAGGAAAGGGAGTGTTGATCCGGGTCTGCTGGCAAGTGAGAGCGCCACATTTACCGTTACCAACCTGGGTGCGTACGGAGTGGAGATGTTCACCCCTGTTCTTAACCTGCCCCAGGCAGGCATACTTGGAGTAAATACCATCACATACCGGCCCGCCGACATTGGAGAGGGTGTTATCGGGTTCATCCCGGTTATAGGATTGTCGCTCACATACGATCACCGTGCGGTGGACGGGGCACCTGCTTCCGCATTCCTTGCCGAAGTCAGGAAAGAGATAGAAACAATAGAAAAGTGTACAATATAA
- a CDS encoding GntR family transcriptional regulator produces MVAGPEKLQEKGVPQYRRLYEVLRRHITEGVYNEGDLLPSENELCSVYGLTRPTVRQALSELVSDGYISKQQGKGSIVNKLPQGIGILSVSGTTSALKNKNLKTSIIVKPAMRPWPDGFMFRLSDLELESGCIYMTRLRLLDDEPIFYDISFIPAINLPRFTSRSFENRSLFGILRKEYQVEIKGGEQRIRAIKADEELCAWLKIRPGDPVLHMERKMVTNRQELNIYSSIYCNTRFHSIYGTF; encoded by the coding sequence ATGGTTGCCGGACCGGAAAAGTTACAGGAGAAGGGTGTTCCTCAATACAGGCGCCTTTACGAGGTGTTGCGAAGGCATATTACCGAAGGCGTATACAATGAAGGTGACCTTCTGCCTTCTGAAAATGAGCTTTGCAGTGTTTACGGACTTACCAGGCCCACTGTCAGGCAGGCTCTGTCGGAGCTGGTCAGTGACGGCTATATAAGCAAGCAGCAGGGCAAGGGGAGCATTGTTAACAAGCTGCCCCAGGGGATCGGGATATTGTCGGTTTCGGGCACCACCTCTGCACTGAAGAACAAGAACCTTAAGACCAGTATCATTGTTAAACCGGCCATGAGACCATGGCCTGACGGGTTTATGTTTCGCCTGAGCGATCTTGAGCTCGAATCGGGATGTATATACATGACCCGTCTGAGGCTGCTTGATGATGAACCCATCTTTTATGACATCAGCTTCATCCCGGCCATAAACCTTCCCCGGTTCACATCGCGCAGCTTTGAAAACCGGTCGCTGTTCGGGATACTGAGAAAGGAATACCAGGTGGAAATAAAGGGAGGTGAGCAGAGGATACGGGCAATCAAGGCCGATGAAGAACTATGTGCATGGCTGAAAATCAGGCCAGGCGATCCGGTACTGCATATGGAAAGAAAAATGGTCACAAACCGTCAGGAACTAAATATCTACTCATCAATATACTGCAACACCCGTTTCCATTCCATTTACGGTACATTCTGA